From a region of the Dermatophagoides farinae isolate YC_2012a chromosome 3, ASM2471394v1, whole genome shotgun sequence genome:
- the LOC124494759 gene encoding uncharacterized protein LOC124494759, with the protein MKTPKEIFKIDNNMDTKIEEFKSIKTIPSPISLHAPRMQKNHSIQEFYREINSSSESVEDRSEFILYYMMGATFVRPMGIFTGKFDREYSEINQYILRRSNGQLTWLPYRSSNPALKADYLYVIEHASARSRLYNLLITPDGPNNPEIYVYGEMFAGFSFQAPGSLELKGHLFMTHMYPEPNVCAIEDPLESDIIIEITSGTLIVFICDDKDIVILPGDDCKMKFTAENEQVLEQFQKTQKPFSRILSPSLSSSRVESTKITELENPPKKEKIIKRRNDSLSELLDLIHQQKSKISEIKSLDNLKSHVEMKKKSDDLIELKEKSILSPQISEDFQLQSKDPPQKISSSIESMKKKRKRKSSKQSLKLKRIPIKDSDGSPKLNRKTDMDLLSYGKQAKEDIILKQHMSPERLKSKSLMKQIEESSILSPSKKLLIRFEDDGQQNESLTFKKTESFSPPLSSLSKSSKSDDEKKLSNENGEKKSRSKEKLSSSKSNLRKRSKISTRRRRRHRSRESMVKMTRSKLADSMLQSRSLASKSSSFYPIDSDLLKRVAKNVPTGKKGSSKLNQSPLEKYNENQKGKSSTDLSPSRQKSKSSRSLKNTFESRLSAVREALESFKNDPSSIKTLRRTIQKLSNTGTQLSTRTLQEGCLDEKIKPKLDFYLRLLQEQVVHLENGDNEMNKDEQRIEMISSMFECVQNIQEIIRKIKLKNTKPSPSSIKN; encoded by the coding sequence ATGAAAACTCCTAAAGAAATATTtaaaatcgacaacaatatggatacaaaaattgaagaatttaaatcaatcaaaacgaTACCTTCACCAATTTCATTACATGCCCCAAGgatgcaaaaaaatcattcgataCAAGAATTTTACCGcgaaataaattcatcatccgAATCGGTTGAAGATCGTTcggaatttattttatacTACATGATGGGTGCTACATTTGTGAGACCAATGGGAATTTTTACCGGTAAATTTGATAGAGAATATTCTGAAATAAATCAGTATATTCTTCGCCGAAGTAATGGACAACTTACATGGCTTCCATATCGATCATCAAATCCTGCACTCAAAGCTGATTACTTATACGTTATAGAACATGCATCTGCACGATCACGGCTGTATAATTTACTTATCACGCCAGATGGACCGAATAATCCTGAAATTTATGTTTATGGTGAAATGTTTGCCGGTTTTTCGTTTCAAGCCCCCGGTAGCCTGGAACTCAAAGGTCATTTATTCATGACTCATATGTATCCAGAACCTAATGTTTGTGCCATCGAAGATCCATTGGAATCCGACATTATCATTGAGATTACTTCTGGAACACTCATCGTATTCATatgtgatgataaagatattGTCATTTTACCTGGAGATGattgtaaaatgaaatttactGCCGAAAATGAACAAGTTCTGGAACAATTCCAAAAAACTCAAAAGCCTTTCTCAAGAATATTGTCACCATCTTTATCTTCTAGTCGAGTTGAGTCTACAAAAATAACAGAACTTGAAAAtccaccaaaaaaagaaaagattaTTAAAAGACGGAACGATTCACTTTCAGAATTGTTGGATTTAatccatcaacaaaaatccaaaatctcagaaataaaatcattggatAATCTCAAAAGCCACGTTGAGATGAAAAAGAAGTCTGATGAtcttattgaattgaaagaaaaatcaattttatcgcCACAAATTTCTGAAGATTTTCAACTACAATCAAAAGATCCACCCCAAAAGATAAGTTCAAGTATAGAAAGcatgaagaaaaaacgtAAACGTAAAAGTAGTAAgcaatcattaaaattaaaacgaATTCCTATCAAAGATTCTGATGGGTCACCAAAATTGAACCGAAAAACAGATATGGATTTGTTATCATATGGAAAACAAGCAAAAGAAGATATAATTCTCAAACAACATATGTCACCAGAACGTTTAAAATCCAAATctttgatgaaacaaatagAGGAGTCCAGTATTTTATCGCCTTCAAAGAAATtgttgattcgattcgaagatgatggccaacaaaatgaatcgttaacatttaaaaaaactgaatcTTTTTCGCCGCCATTATCTTCGTTGAGTAAGTCTTcaaaatctgatgatgaaaaaaaactaagcaatgaaaatggtgaaaaaaaatcacgatCCAAGGAAAAGTTGTCTTCATCGAAATCGAATTTGAGAAAACGTAGCAAGATATCTACCCGAAGACGGAGGCGACATCGTTCACGTGAATCAATGGTAAAAATGACAAGATCAAAATTGGCCGATTCAATGCTACAATCACGATCATTGGCAAgtaaatcttcatcattttatccaATTGATTCAGATCTATTGAAACGTGTGGCAAAAAATGTGCCTACCGGAAAAAAGGGTAGTAGTAAACTGAATCAATCACCATTAGAaaaatacaatgaaaatcaaaaggGAAAATCCTCAACTGATTTATCACCAAGTCGACAGAAATCAAAATCTTCAAGGTCATTGAAGAATACATTCGAATCTAGGTTATCGGCTGTGCGTGAAGCACTtgaatcatttaaaaatgatcCTTCATCTATAAAAACATTACGACgaacaattcaaaaattatccAATACTGGAACACAGTTATCCACAAGAACATTACAAGAAGGTtgtttggatgaaaaaatcaagccTAAATTAGACTTTTATCTACGGCTATTACAAGAACAAGTAGTTCATTTagaaaatggtgataatgaaatgaataaagatgaacaacgaatcgaaatgatatcatcaatgtttgaatGTGTTCAAAACATTCAGGAGATAATCCGCAAGATTAAACTGAAGAATACTAagccatcaccatcatcgataaaaaattga
- the LOC124495316 gene encoding tRNA (cytosine(38)-C(5))-methyltransferase translates to MDTSCFKILELYSGIGGFHFAIKDLFEAEKCISYQVTAIDINTSANQVYRLNHKATKNCKLLERNIESLTSDDFDQMNLDLLTMSPPCQPFSRLGNQLDLQDSRSSSFKHLMQLFPSMRSKPRFLMLENVKGFETSNAHQLLISTLRDCKYHIREFLLSPDQFGVPNSRLRYYLLAKQEPEKFLDEENNEISTQIPLLQENNSIFYDLNVEYKDKIQLKESLLEHYLEDDENFNVQKFQLTDEQLLRYHMIIDLVDIKNHMSRTNCFTKSYGHRLEGCGSILKTSTKFSIDEIYSDIQKTSDSATILELLRKLKLRLFTPKEIANLMCFPECLEFPEDFNTKQRYRLLGNSVNVFICNYLLKILLGSLATMKRKIE, encoded by the exons ATGGATACGTCATGTTTCAAGATTTTGGAACTATATAGTGGTATAGGTGGATTTCATTTTGCCATTAAAG ACCTTTTTGAAGCCGAAAAATGCATCAGCTATCAAGTAACAGCCATTGATATCAATACTTCAGCAAATCAAGTTTATCGATTAAATCACAAAGCcacaaaaaattgtaaactCTTGGAACGTAATATTGAATCGCTCACCAgcgatgattttgatcaaatgaatctTGATCTATTGACAATGAGTCCACCCTGTCAACCATTTTCGAGGTTAGGCAATCAATTGGATCTTCAGGATTCTCGTAGTTCTTCATTTAAACACCTTATGCAACTGTTTCCAAG TATGCGAAGTAAGCCTCGATTTTTAATGTTGGAAAATGTGAAAGGTTTCGAAACTTCAAATGCTCACCAATTGCTTATTTCTACTTTACGAGATTGTAAATATCATATCCGAGAATTTCTCCTTTCACCTGATCAATTTGGTGTACCAAATTCTCGTCTTAGATATTACTTGTTGGCCAAACAAGAGCCCGAAAAATTTCtagatgaagaaaataacGAAATTTCAACTCAGATTCCTTTGTTGCAAGAAAATAATTCCATTTTCTATGATCTAAATGTTGAATATAAGGATAAAATTCAGCTGAAAGAATCCTTGCTCGAACATTATCtggaagatgatgaaaatttcaatgttcaaaaattccaattaaCTGATGAACAGCTTCTACGTTATCATATGATAATCGATCTTGTCGATATCAAAAACCATATGAGCAGAACAAACTGTTTCACAAAATCTTATGGACATCGTCTTGAAGGTTGTGGATCCATATTAAAAACTTCtacaaaattttcgattgatgaaatttattctGATATACAAAAAACTTCCGATTCAGCTACTATTCTTGAATTATTACGTAAATTGAAACTAAGGCTTTTCACTCCAAAAGAAATCGCAAATCTTATGTGTTTTCCTGAATGTTTAg AATTTCCTGAAGATTTCAATACTAAACAACGTTATCGTTTGCTTGGCAATTCTGTCAATGTATTCATTTGTAATTATTTGTTAAAAATCTTACTTGGCTCACTCGCAACAATGAAACgcaaaattgaataa